A stretch of Corallococcus macrosporus DNA encodes these proteins:
- a CDS encoding ABC transporter substrate-binding protein, translated as MEAPPDIHLVTDAMPPLPLRAVRVFVLALALVLDSGCRAPAPPAGITVLLEAPPDSLDDRFALTAHGQRLAQLISPGLLTFDDASRPVPQLAESFRDVSATVVEFVLRPGLTFHDGTALTAEDVKATFDALRDPKLGSPKRERYEPVDRVEVVDARTVRFHLKRPYAPLLAELSAAILPSERVGPGGIEAQGAHPVGAGPFRFESWPDEEHLTLVPFEGWHGGKPAVSRLTFRVVRDETTRVLELLKGRADLVVNNVSPAVLPALREAPHLRVVTKPGTGFTYLGLNLREGPLADVRVRQALCHLIDVRPLVEHKLHGLAEPASSMLPREHWAFTATPGCGYAPEEAARLLDAAGYPDPDGPGGKPRLSFTFKTSTDRFRRAVALVLEEQLAKGGVAVEVRALEFGTFFEDVRRGRFELFTLKWAAVMEPDLLRGAFHSANIPGPENHWGGFNRGALKDPALDRVLDAATQASREERRTLYAEAQRELDTDLPVIPLWHEASVAVVSSRLADFEPSAHGLLLPLAKAREVTP; from the coding sequence ATGGAGGCTCCGCCTGACATCCACCTCGTGACAGACGCCATGCCTCCCCTGCCCCTCCGTGCCGTCCGGGTGTTCGTCCTCGCGCTGGCGCTGGTGCTTGACTCCGGCTGCCGCGCCCCGGCGCCGCCCGCGGGCATCACGGTGTTGCTGGAGGCCCCACCGGACAGTCTGGATGACCGCTTCGCCCTCACGGCCCATGGACAGCGGCTGGCGCAGCTCATCAGCCCGGGGCTGCTCACCTTCGACGACGCCAGCCGACCGGTGCCGCAGCTGGCGGAGTCCTTCCGTGACGTTTCCGCGACGGTGGTGGAGTTCGTCCTGCGTCCGGGGCTCACCTTCCATGACGGCACCGCCCTCACCGCCGAGGACGTGAAGGCCACCTTCGACGCCCTGCGGGACCCGAAGCTGGGCAGCCCCAAGCGCGAGCGGTACGAGCCGGTGGACCGCGTGGAGGTGGTGGATGCGCGCACGGTGCGCTTCCACCTGAAGCGGCCCTATGCGCCGCTGCTCGCGGAGCTGTCCGCGGCCATCCTGCCTTCCGAGCGCGTGGGGCCCGGGGGCATCGAGGCGCAAGGGGCGCATCCGGTGGGCGCGGGGCCGTTCCGGTTCGAGTCGTGGCCGGACGAGGAGCACCTGACGCTGGTGCCCTTCGAGGGCTGGCATGGCGGGAAGCCCGCCGTGTCGCGGCTGACGTTCCGGGTGGTGCGGGACGAGACGACGCGGGTGCTGGAGCTGCTCAAGGGGCGGGCGGACCTGGTGGTGAACAACGTGTCCCCGGCGGTGCTGCCCGCGCTCCGGGAGGCGCCGCACCTGCGCGTGGTGACGAAGCCGGGCACGGGCTTCACGTACCTGGGGCTCAACCTGCGGGAGGGGCCGCTCGCGGACGTGCGCGTGAGGCAGGCGCTGTGCCACCTCATCGACGTGCGTCCGCTGGTGGAGCACAAGCTGCACGGGCTGGCGGAGCCCGCGTCCAGCATGCTGCCTCGTGAGCACTGGGCGTTCACGGCCACGCCGGGGTGTGGCTATGCGCCGGAGGAGGCGGCCCGGCTGCTGGACGCGGCGGGGTATCCGGATCCGGATGGGCCCGGAGGGAAGCCCCGGTTGTCCTTCACGTTCAAGACGAGCACGGACCGCTTCCGGCGCGCGGTGGCGCTGGTGCTCGAGGAGCAACTGGCGAAGGGCGGCGTGGCGGTGGAGGTGCGGGCGCTGGAGTTCGGGACGTTCTTCGAGGACGTGCGACGGGGACGCTTCGAGTTGTTCACGTTGAAGTGGGCCGCCGTGATGGAGCCGGACCTGCTGCGGGGCGCGTTCCATTCCGCGAACATCCCCGGGCCGGAGAACCACTGGGGCGGGTTCAACCGGGGCGCGCTGAAGGATCCGGCGCTGGACCGCGTGCTGGACGCGGCGACGCAGGCGTCGAGGGAGGAGCGGCGGACGCTGTACGCGGAGGCACAGCGGGAGCTGGACACGGACCTGCCCGTCATCCCGCTGTGGCACGAGGCCAGCGTGGCGGTGGTGTCGTCGCGGCTCGCGGATTTCGAGCCCAGCGCGCATGGATTACTGCTGCCGCTGGCGAAGGCGCGCGAAGTGACGCCATGA
- a CDS encoding ABC transporter permease, translating into MSRRLVSALIAMVGALLLVSLFLHLVPGDPVDVMLGEQATQVDRAALRQAVGLDLPWYAQLWTFARDLATGELRTSLPPFQRKVLPALGAALPYTLLLTVAAMAVSLLLALPLGVMAAARRGTPVDAAAMGVSVAGVALPRFWLGPVLIILFALKLDWLPVSGAESWRHLVLPAFTLGTALAAFLARMTRATMLEALREDYVTVARAKGLSPRVVLWKHAFRNALLPLVTVLGLEFGALLGGAIVTEKVFAWPGMGTLLLTAIEKRDYNTVRATVLLFTFCYVLVNTLTDLAYAWVDPRVRRRS; encoded by the coding sequence ATGAGCCGGCGATTGGTGTCCGCGCTCATCGCGATGGTCGGGGCGCTGCTGCTGGTGTCGCTGTTCCTGCACCTCGTGCCCGGGGATCCAGTGGACGTGATGCTGGGGGAACAGGCCACGCAGGTGGACCGTGCGGCGCTGCGGCAGGCCGTGGGGTTGGACCTGCCCTGGTACGCGCAGCTCTGGACGTTCGCTCGCGACCTGGCCACCGGGGAGCTGCGCACGTCGCTGCCTCCGTTCCAGCGCAAGGTGCTGCCGGCCCTGGGCGCGGCGCTGCCGTACACCCTGCTGCTCACGGTGGCGGCCATGGCCGTGTCCCTCTTGCTGGCGCTGCCCCTGGGTGTGATGGCGGCGGCGCGGCGTGGAACTCCGGTGGACGCCGCGGCGATGGGCGTGTCCGTCGCGGGCGTCGCCCTGCCCCGCTTCTGGCTGGGACCGGTGCTGATCATCCTCTTCGCGCTGAAGCTGGACTGGCTGCCCGTGTCCGGCGCGGAGTCGTGGCGGCACCTGGTGCTGCCCGCGTTCACGCTGGGCACCGCGCTGGCCGCGTTCCTTGCCCGGATGACTCGCGCCACGATGCTCGAGGCGCTGCGCGAGGACTACGTCACCGTGGCCCGGGCCAAGGGCCTGTCGCCCCGCGTGGTGCTGTGGAAGCACGCGTTCCGCAACGCGCTGCTGCCGCTGGTCACCGTGCTGGGCCTGGAGTTCGGCGCGCTGCTGGGCGGCGCCATCGTCACGGAGAAGGTCTTCGCGTGGCCAGGCATGGGCACGCTGCTGCTCACCGCCATCGAGAAGCGCGACTACAACACCGTGCGCGCCACGGTGCTCCTCTTCACCTTCTGCTACGTCCTGGTCAACACGCTCACCGACCTGGCCTATGCGTGGGTCGACCCGCGCGTGCGGAGGCGCTCATGA
- a CDS encoding ABC transporter permease, producing MSAAQRFRPHSWGARFGLAVACLWVFTALFAPWLSPHSPDAIDLTRELSRPTSGHLLGTGENGIDVLTHVLYGARVSLEVSFFAVVLSAAVGITLGGIAGYAGGLVDEALMRLVDVLLAFPGILLALFITAVLGPSLANVVFALSFTGWTGYARLTRGQVLTLRERDYVQAARALGSGPGRILVRHLLPNAAGPLLVQATFALPGAIVAEASLSFLGLGVPPGTPSWGALVDQGTQYLLVAPHVALFPGIALALTVLGFNLLGDALRDAMDPRHEGR from the coding sequence ATGAGCGCGGCCCAGCGCTTCCGCCCGCACTCCTGGGGCGCCCGGTTCGGGCTCGCCGTCGCGTGCCTCTGGGTGTTCACCGCGCTGTTCGCGCCGTGGCTCAGCCCCCACTCGCCGGACGCCATCGACCTCACGCGCGAGCTGTCGCGCCCGACCTCCGGCCACCTGCTGGGCACGGGCGAGAACGGCATCGACGTGCTCACCCACGTGCTCTACGGCGCTCGCGTGTCGCTGGAGGTGTCCTTCTTCGCCGTGGTGCTGTCCGCCGCGGTGGGCATCACGCTGGGCGGCATCGCGGGCTATGCGGGCGGGCTCGTGGACGAAGCGCTGATGCGGCTGGTGGACGTGCTGCTCGCGTTCCCCGGCATCCTGCTGGCGCTGTTCATCACCGCCGTGCTGGGGCCCAGCCTCGCCAACGTGGTGTTCGCGCTGTCGTTCACGGGGTGGACAGGCTACGCGCGGCTGACGCGCGGACAGGTGCTCACCCTTCGCGAACGCGACTACGTGCAGGCCGCTCGGGCCCTGGGCAGCGGGCCGGGCCGCATCCTCGTGCGGCACCTGCTGCCCAACGCGGCGGGCCCGCTCCTCGTGCAGGCGACCTTCGCGCTGCCGGGCGCCATCGTCGCGGAGGCGTCCCTGAGCTTCCTCGGGCTGGGCGTCCCTCCGGGCACGCCGTCATGGGGGGCGCTCGTGGACCAGGGGACGCAGTACCTGCTGGTGGCACCTCACGTGGCCCTCTTCCCGGGCATCGCGCTGGCGCTCACCGTGCTGGGCTTCAACCTGCTGGGCGATGCGCTGCGCGACGCGATGGATCCGCGCCACGAGGGCC